GTTTCTTCCTGCTGTTTGCAGTGGTGACTAACTTCATACTAAGAACCAAGTATGAAAACACAGCTCTGTAAAATTAAAGATTATGTTAAAACAaagattaaaaaaaataaaattagCACATTAAGCCATTCAGCATGTGGGGGGATAAAGGCATTGCaaataaaatcatataAGCAAGATTGCAGAGCAATTATTACATGTTAGAAACACTTATATTCCTTTCATTCATAGGTTTGTATATTAATTAGTAAAATTCTATGATATTTTTCCACTGTTTATATTTAAGACTTAGAGCGTGATGCTTAAATTGAGCACGTAGAGCAAAATTAGCAATGGCTTTAATAGGTTAACCAGAGACTATtactttgaaattgaatatgGCGGAGGCATGATCATGTATAGGTCACATGACCATGTCTTGGCCATGAAAATTTCGCAGAAAGCCGGAATGGCGATGAAATCAAGCGAAGCCCATAGCAAAGATAGTGCCTTCGAATAAAAGTAGTTGAAAGTTGCAATGTAATTATTAACTTGGTAATTCATTTGCATCCTAGAATCAGAACCAGGAATTGCTGAATAAACTAAGAAGCTACAATTGTTACAATGTTTACCAGAACAGCAGGCCTATGTTTGAGAAGAACTGCTTTGATGCTTTCCAGAAGTGGTAAAGCCAATGGTTCCATGGTTGCCAGAACCGTGTTGACCAAGCCTATGAACCATGCTCTAATTGCTAACTCCTTGTTGAGAGCTTTCCATGCTGGTGTGACAATTCACAACCAGGAATCCAAGCAAGTTAGAGACATTCTAAACAGTGAACTCAATCTTGAGCTTGAGTCCTTGAAGGATGAGGAAGCACCACCACTGGATGAGACTTTCCAGGAGTATTTAGATAAATCAGGCTTTAGCATTGTTGAGAGACCAGGTAAGAATGAAGctgaattgaagaaaaccACTGCCGATGGTGAAACTGTTCGTGTTTTGTTTGATGTTGCCCAAGTAAGCAACTTGCCTTACGATGCTTCTTTGGCCGAAGCTGCTGCCAATGAGCAAGCAatcaatgaagatgattaCGACGCCCTTTCTGATAATTTCGCCAATGTTACAGTTGTCGTTTCCAAGGAAGGCAGATCAACTTTGGGTTTCGAACTTCTAATGAACATTCAAGAAGGTAGCTTCTATGTCGACAGCGTTACTCCATATCAAGGTGACAACGTGGCTTTGTCAGAATCTGCTGAGGCAGATGCCCAAAGGGACGCTGTTTATCACGGTCCACCATTCTCTAACCTAGACGAACAACTACAGGAATCCTTGGAAGTATTCCTAGAGAGCAGAGGTATTAATGAGGACCTTGCTTCTTTCATCGGCACTTACTCtgaattcaaagaaaataacGAGTATGTCGATtggttgaagaagatgaaggaATTCTTCGAGTGAATTTCCAAATTCCATCTTGACAAATACTGATCATATTggaatttttaattattctGTCCTTGTAAATAACAATAGTTTCCGGTTCCCCTTCaatgaaatataataaattttgCTGCAAATAGGTACTCTTATAAATATCCAAAGTTTATATGTTTTATGTTGTATTGATTTTGCCCATATCTCTTCTccatattttgtatttatattaGATCATCgcaatttcttcaataagGCTGCGAGAACAAAACGAGTAAATATACACAGAAAAGGTTTAGTGCTGGTTTGATATAGAAGGCTTTATGACTTTTTGGCTATTGGGATTGAGAAAATAAGTCATATCTAGTGCAGAGTATTGCAATGTTATCGCAATTACGCCAATACCACCCAGTAATTGAGCTGGAGACGGTGGCTCATCTTTTGAAATCAGAGTATGGAGATGAACAGGAGAGAGCTCAATTGGGTCAATTGGGACTGCAGATAGTGAATAGATACGATGGATATGAGTGTCCTTATAAGGCTTTATTTGAAGCAGCAGTAAGCGATTCTAAAGCAACAATTTCGCACGCAGCAGGCCTCCATTATTCATCCGCCAATGATGAGAGTCATACCAATGATACAGATAACGAACACAGAGACGACAATGTGATGAAGCATTTGCTTAGCGGAAAATATCTTGAAGCCTTAGCATTGCTGGATGCCAATAGCAAGATGGACAAGTCCCCATTCAAACATATGGAACAATTTGCTAAGATAATGATATTCAGTAGAAACTATGAGAATGTGCAAGAATTAGAGTTAAGATTACAATACAGCCTATCAGATGATAGAATTGatcaaatttcaaaagatcAACAACCATCTCAAAATTTGAGTGACGAAAAGGAGAGTATATGCAGGATAAAACTGTATATCTGTACGTCTTACTTCATTGAAGGAAGGTATTTTGAGTGCTCCTCCAAATTTTACAAGTTTTACATTGAAGACCCAAAAacgatgatgaagatacTGACAAGTAAAGTTGATGGTGATGCTTTACTTTTACTTCCTGAGCTCAAAACAATGATAGCAGCTTCAACATTAGTTTCAATACCTATGAACAGTTATGATGAGTTAATTTCCATCGATGAACTTACAGAGCTTTTTGACACCGTTGATATTCTATCCAGGTCATTGAAATTGCTGATTAATACGAGCTTTAAGTGCTTTTTAGCTCTATGGAATAATGAATTTCAGAAAACATTATCCCGATGTTATTTATTAAACAAAAGCTGGGAAACAGCCGAGAGACTcatgaaaatgaagatatACTGCTTTTATCTCAAATTGTCAAAAACTCTAACGATAAGTTACTTATCAGAAAAGTTGGGTATAGAGTATGATGAAGTTAAAGAAAGTGTTGAAAGGCTGATTTGTAGTGCAAATTTGTATTTCCATTTAGACGGAGATGTGATATcttattcaaaaagaagTATTGTGGACTCGACAGTACGAACATTGGATGAAAATTGCAGACATATTAATGAACTTTTGGATAAACAGAGAGTTAGGAATGataaattgaaagagaTGATTAGTGGAAATCtattagaagaagaacaaacaATAAGAAAATCTGATACAGCAAAGACGAGCAATAATCAAGAAATTATGGACATTGATGATGTGCAATTTCTAAGTGACGATTTGGAACAAGTTGATAGTTGCATTTCTGACTAGTTTTTTTCACTAGGAATGAGAATTCCAGGATACTACACATTATTTGCTACTAAACTAAAACTAAAGAACTATCACCACATACTTCTAAgtgttttctttgatatacTTATTTTCCTGTATTTTTTAGGTTTTGGAGTATCCTTTAATTCCTGATAAAACTCCTGAGTATCAATTGGCATTGAGTCAGCTATGTCTgagttctttcttttatgTGGTTCTTGTGCCTGTACGTTATAAGTAGTTTCTTTATGTTCCTTAAGAGATAGCTGGCCCATCTCTAAAGTATCGGAAATGTACCTATTTAATTGAGTTCTCCGCTCTTTAACCTCCTCTATCCATAATAAAACCTGTGTTTTTGACTGAGGTATAATGTCTCGGTGACAAGAGGGGATTGCTTTAATTTGGAAGTACTTTATGTGATACAATTGGTTTTTGGTCAATTTTCCATTTACTGGGCACCATATATTGTCATAGTCGACCAATACCTGCTGTTCGTTTGTTTTATGCTGACTTGTTTGACCTTGTATACCATTGTTAGCGTTAATTACAAGAATACCGTCAAACAATAGCGCTGAAATACAGAATTGGAATCGTTCTGTTGACTCAGAATCATCTCTTTTATTGGATGTCACATTATTGAACAAGTCAGAAAGCGCCGAGGGTAACAAGCCTTTCTGTCTATTGATCTGCCTATAAACTTTTCTTAACAGCATCAGATCTTTAAAGTAAGTATTTGAATAGTTAAATTCGGGACCACACAGGCATTCAATACATTGATCAATCTTTTGTGTACCAACATTACCATAGCAGATGCCATGTACGACTTTTGCACATTTTCGGCAGGTTTTGAATGCAGTACAGCTTTTACTGAGTGTCTCCCTGCATTCGCATGCTCCTGTAGTTAAACTTTGATGATTTACTACAGCTTGAGTTGGTTGAAGAGAACATTGGGTGGATTCTAAAAGATGGCCTAAGATGCTCGTTGTCTGGCTTACTTCATGGTGGCTTACTTCATGGTGTTCTGTCTTCTCGACCTTGGTAAACTTTTTTGTTACTAGATCAAATGGGTTTAGCTCAATAGTCTGCTCCCCTTCCTTTAAATCACAAGCAGAGAGAATGTTCAAGCTTAGCTTATGTGTTTTTGTATCCAGAGTTCCAATCTCTGTAATTTCCTTTTCCATCGTCGTAggtatttttattgtagCTTGTTTCTCAAAAGTAGCATCTCTAAAAAAAGGAGGTTGGTATTCTGGATCAGTATTCTCATTAAACATAAGTCTCATTGTCAAGAACTTTCTTTGGGGTAAAGGTTCGAGGGACTGCGTAATGATTATAAATCTTCGCATGAGTTGCTGTGCCATGCGTCGAGAATCTAATAAGGAAATAGAATCATCTCGGTTGCCAGTggtatttttgtttgtaaCATTCATCTTAACTTCATCGTTGTCATATTcgaatgaaaaaatataattctCAATCATCTCTTGAGGGTTATTCTCATCCAAAAATATTCCCAAACTTAAGGCTTTCAAGAATTTTAGCCTGATAGACTTGAAAACGGCCTTCTCTAGCCAATCTAACAAAACGTCAACCTCAGAATTTCTACCACGAGCTAATGTTTTAATCTTAATTGAATTATTCTGAGCACAGTTGTTTCTGTCATAGTTTTTATCAACTTTATCAGGGACAAATCTTTGGTCGACAAAGCTATCATCAGGAAATAACCCTCTGAGAAAGGCTAGGCACCCGAAAGACATAGTCAGCATAGTCTGTACAAGCTTTTGACTTTGATCGACCGAGATGGCAGTCCTAGTATCGACTTTTTGTCTAGTCAGTTGCGTAGTTGCCATGTTACAATAAATAGAACAAGAAAGATAATGATTTGGAAGAGCTATCTATCTTGTTTTCTCATACAAGAATCCAAAGATATCGTAACGTAAGGAGAAGACTACACAGCTAGAGGtaataatttgaaaaaaaaaatatatgacTACTGAACAAGGACTTCTTTAATCGCTAAAAGGGTAGATACCGGCggctatttatactttttcgATTTGAGATAGCGGCAACAGATGTCTCGTATTAAAGTACATAGTCTGATGTATAACATTAGCGGCTAAATTCTGTTCTCAGTCTTTCTATACAATGTGTGGAATAATGATACAAAGAACATACTTTTTAATAAATACTGTCACCATCGCAGGTGCTGCACTAATCATTTGTAGGAGATCTGCAAGAGGAAGCCAAAATAGCTCAGTACATCATTCCAATAAAATGGTTGACCAACATAGACGGATGTACAACATAGAGGTTATAATTACAAGATAGTCTGAAGTGTATGGCCTTATTTTAACCTTTTAACTAATTTCAGAATTTCAAGATTGATACGATATATAACATTTGTTATTTCCCAGATTTACTCACAACATGAAGCTGGCGTGTGTAAAAAGTTTAACTCTGCCTTAAGTCGTTTATGTTCCCTAACGTGAAATGCTGAGATTATGTCTAATGTACCTATTATCGCTACAAAAAATCTAGCGTTTTTAAAAGATAAAAGATACTTTCAACGTATTAATTGGATTATGGAGCTTTGTGTGGAGACATACGGCCTACTGATTGAAACAGTGAGCAAATAGATTCTTCGGCATAATTGTAATAAAGGTATCCTACTAATTTTGCTACGAGAAAATAAATTGGTCCTGTCATAATTCTATGCTTACTATTGTGGCCTTGAAATAACGGAGTTAGTAAGATCATGTAATCTTCTTATCATTGATTTCAGGGACCCGCCACGAATATAATCGCTAAATGGGAGGAAACCAAAATGCTTTGACGATTTAGTTTGTTAAAGCATTGATGAGATCATAGGCTCTAAGAATTTAAATCGTGCTGATGAGATCATCTTTGTTAGACCGGACGAACAGCAATATCACGTACCGTGCACTTGTGCTGGTTTTGTCCCCTTATTTCCTTCCGCAGCTGTTGCTGTGCAAAAAAACTGCACTATGACTATCTGTTATATTTCGAAAAATGCACAATTGTTTGACATTCGATAATGACGTATAATGATTAAGATCCCTTCACTTTATTATAGCCGTACCATTATGTCCTATGTCCTTTCAAACAACATTACAATCATGGTGCGATGTGATGCAGCAATGTCTCAGTTAATGAATAATTGCTGATTGTTCCTTTTTCCAGCTAGATACCAGTTAGTTTGGTTTATTATGGGTAGCTTGCACAGGTTTGGTACTGGTCTTTGAGACGTTGTAATTATTACAGCAGTTTGCTATATGTCAGGCCAAGTCTCTGCAATGTTTGACAATAAATTGGACAACCTTAAAAATAGTTCCCTGTTGTTCCGATACAAAATGTTTGTGACTTCGGTATGgtatagaagaaaaagaaaatataagCCAATATGGGCCCAAATAGGTAGGGAGTTGCTTTGGCCAGCATAAGCTGAAATATCCATTATCAAGAAAATGGTGACACGATTTTGAGTGCATCTATTTAACTAACAAGGTATTTAATAGAAGTAATGATCAAATCGTCTTCTCAGAATATGAAACTACTTTACTCGtgatatattaaaaacaaTATTGGTTGGTAGGTGTTTGGTAACTAGTGAAGTCAGTTTTAATAGAATACACCAATGAGTACACTTAGCGAATCAATTAGCGGGGTCCCCGTTGATTCGCCTGACGTCGCCTCTGCGATATCCATATATGGGGTTCCTTCTTCAACCAGATTTAATTTGGATAATGAAGACCTTGATGAACAGCGGTGTTTATTCGATGTTAGTTATAGTACTGATAATCTGTCCACAGTGGCAATGTATGAGTTAGATCCGGGAACATTGGATGACCATGTACATAGTAAAGTATACATAGACAAGGACTCACTTGTCTCTCGTTCTCCTTCCAGAAATTCTACAACTTCAGTCGTTGCTACTAAAGATGGTATTGAAGGACGCCATATCAAGAGGAAcaagaaaattgaaaagaaaatgtcTAATGGAAACAATATGATGATGACTCCATATTCATTAAATTTGCTGTCAACATTTGATAAGAAAGATAGATTAAAAGTGACCTCTGATACTTCATCAGTTACTTCCTCGTTGCGTAACAATTTTATTGATAGTGGTTATTCTCCGAGATGTCATAGCCCTTTATCTCAGGTTGATTCTACTATGTTATATCCAGATTCACCTAATTATCCTCCATTAACACTCAAGGAAAAGATGCATTTATTAAGTCATGATTATATTGCCTCTGCAGGTCAGAGGGATAGACTGAAAGTTATagaaaagaacaagaatCATTCTACGGGTTCATTCACATCAGATGAATCAGGGTTAGACTCAAACTCTAATATTCATATGGATTTTCATAGCTTAGGGCCAGGACGTAAAAATTCAGTTAAACAGGAGCCGAGTCTACGCTATAACTTCAGAGATGATATAAACAGTTGTGGAAGCACTGTAGATGATAAGTCAACTTATGATGATAATTTCGCTGGACTACCAAAAgctgaaaattttgattaATGACTTTAACCTTTGCTAAAGAAAGCATTACTGTTTAAGTGAATTTCCATTTTCAATTTAATGTTCTATCATATGTTTATTAGGATgtgatttttattttatggATATGTTTAATTTTATCTGTTCAGTTTGTTGCATTAGAATTCTATTTACTAGCGGGAAATATCAACCCCCAGCAAAGTTATATCTTTAAGTATATCTATATCCTAATCAGATAGTTACTGTTCTTCCTAATTAAAATGCTAAAAAAAGTGAATTTAATGTTCACTAAATTTAAAAATCACATCTGTTTGACCTGGTAACCCTAAACAACTAATTTATAATTATATACATTATAACGTTTAGGTAACTAAAGTTACCTTTAGCAAAGATAAAGTTATTTAAGGCTTATCAAACACATTTCGTACAATTAGACATAACCAGCTTTTGATAGAGCTCACAAGTGAGATAATTAAGCGCCAAGAATCTTTAGGATCTCTAAATACAACATACTACAACATTGGCAGATAAGTAAttattttctaatattattttagtCTTTTCTGCTGTACACCTAAGTTGATCGTTTATAGTAAGctcaagaaaagaagtcaCTATATCACTGTATACCGAGTTACAAAACTTAGGCAACGCCATTTGggttcttcaattttagtAAGGAAATAATTAGTTACCGCTATGCCTGCCACTCAAGCCATAACTGAGTTCTGTAAAGCTTCTGTTCAAATTTCGAGTTTGATTAGTCCGTTAAACACCCTCAATGAAAGTGGTGTTCAAAACGTGAACGACCGAATCAATACACTTGTTGCCCTTTGCgaaaaatttgatgacTCAAATAATAGTGTGATTAAGGATGAATTTGACAGTAAATTACTATCTAAACTTGAAAATACAGTAATTAGCTTCTGGAATACTTTAACTATTGCTTGGAAGACCATCGAGAATAATAAATGTGTTACGAAAGAGCATGAGGATATTATATTAAGAAACTCAAAGTTAGTACTTACGCTCAATTGCAAATATCTGGTATGTCAACTGTTAAAGATACATGAACTTTATTCAAAGAGTCTAGAAAATTACCTCAGATCACTAAATTGCCAATTGAAGGCGTTTAAATTATGGAGTGAGAATTGTTTACTTACGGAGGCAAACAGTATTGGAACTAAAATCGAACTTATGATACAAAAACAATTCGATCATATAACAAAAGTTGATATTAATACTATCTACAATATAGATAGTAGCTCCAGTAACAAAATGTTGTTTGATAAATACTACActgaatattatatttgcTGCTTTCAAATGGCTCTTAAAAAGGAGGACATTGAACAAGCGCATAATTTTGAGGAAAAGGCAAAACTGGAGAAAACCTTATGTGCATTGGATCCTGATTTAGGTATCGAAATTTGCAGACAGTTTTTCAATACATGCTTAGAGGTATTTGAACGCGAGGTCGACAATGTTTTGCTAATGAATGACTTATTACTATTTATACAAAGATTGAAAAAGTATCTCAGTATTCCAGATGCTATGATACAAAATCATCTGGAATACTCTAATTTGAAGTTCTCTACAGATTACCTTCTAATTAAAATAACTATTGATAttagcaaaaaaaaaacatacCTAGAAAGTGAGACACTAACATATTTAGAACAATTTAAAGGTCAATTTCCAGAGCGAATTGAACCTTATGCAGCAATAATTACATATTGTAAGGATTTCGATACAGAAATGggttttgaaaaagtaGAGTCAACTATCATGGAAATGATTATGACAGTAGATGTGAAAACCAATTTCGACATGATCATTAGTTCTATCGGCGAGTTTTCAAGGAAAAATACCGTATCATCCATGCTATGTCTCgattatttaatatttaataaaataaatgcTAAAGAGGATAGGaattattttgaaaagGCCATTATTGCTAGATTTTATCTCACTACCCAATCCAATATCATTAGCAGTGAAGTAAAAGCAACTGGTTTGTATAATTTCCTCAATGAAGTCGAGAAAGTGATAATTCATGAATTTTCCAACAAGACTGTAGCAACAATTATTGCGTTATTGTGGAATGAAGCCAAGAAATTAGAGAAGAACGATTGTCTACAAGACTCAATTTTGTACTATAAGTTAGTTACAAAAGATATGCTCTGTCAAAACTACACTGATTCAATTAAATTATTCAGGGCATTAGCCAACCTATATTTGAGGTTAGATGACATAACGGCCGCCGAAAAGCTACTGGCTAAATTTTCAGACGAGAATAAAAGAGATTCCCTAACAcaattaatttattttagaATATTCAGTaaacaaaggaaaatagATGAAGCTACCAAAATACTTGAAACGATAAGTAAACTTGAAGATGACAAAGTGCCTAGTATACTAATGATGGCCGTTACTGAATGTAAAGATATACCGAGCTTATCATTATCTgcaattcttcttttgtaccaaaatattaaactTGACACAACggaaaataataaagacaAAATAGATACCTTGGTAGTACCTACCCTAGGCTTTACCAGATATACTATTCaatcaattttgaaaataaacGAATCCAATTTTCCTCAAAGCATTCTTTCCTACATTAATACAATTGTACAAATGGTACAAAAGTGCAAGCAGTTCCTGGAAAAGACCAGAATTGCTAAATTGCTAAATGTTTCCAACGAGGAACATAGTGATACTATTTTGATAGACGAAATTGAGTGGTTATGTGCCACATGCTATAATATAACTAGTAAATTATTCGAAAAGAAATGCGTCACAACTGAGTCGTTGTCTTTATTGACAGAAGGACTTGAAATTTTCCAATATATCCCGAGTGATGACTTAACATTTCCAAAGagattatattatttgacATGGAAATTTAGATGCCAGATACTtctattattaatattgaaGGCCGATCCTAAGCTTAACACACAAAAACTTGATTTAGGTTCTCAGAGCAAGCTAATTTTAGATAATATATTGGCTCTACTGGGTACCAATGACTACCAAGATTgtaaaaaagaaagcttTGACGTACAGTTACAAGAGTGCATTGTGTTAGTCTTGCAGCTCTATTTCCAGGAAACATTGAATTTAGGTGGTAAGGATGAACTGCTATCTTTAGCTGCAAAACTGGATAGCTCACTTAGCACCTCTGTTGACCAAATTTTGGTAGAGGCGGTTAttaaaacaagaaatatacCTCCTAGGACTTTTACCACTATTCTCACTATGATTATAGATAGAAACATAAACAACTCAAAGTTAAGAGACGTACACATTTGCTATTGGATTAGAAGTTTGTTTGAATACCAAATGAGCCTAAATGAAAGTATATCCTTTAGTTTCATCAATAGTTTACTAACTAGAATTGAATCGAACAAACAACACAAATATGAAACTAGTGAAATCATGCTGCAAGATCTCGAAGCCATTACAACATGCTGTTGGAATTATGGAATAAACCAACTGCTGAACAAAAATTATACAGATGGAGAAAAGTGGTGCCAGGTAGCAATCAGAGTTTCAAGTTTGGTTAATCAAAACTTAGTGTTACAATTACGTCAATTATGGGAACAACTGTTAAGCTGCAGCAAGATGAAGTAAATGTGTACTTCTCATACACCAATGTTTAGTACCATTATTTGCATTTTAGTTACTTGAGTCATTATAGACTTCTAAGACAAATCACCAGGTAAATTAATAGGATGTGGATATTTGTGTGGCTACGAAGTCTGTATAACTGATACACACAGTTtaattacaaaaattgaTTAACATTTAACGAGAAAGACTCCACTTACTGCTGGTAAGGTGTCTCAGTTTTTTATTGCGAAAAAATTGCGGGCAATTTCCAACGCCTACGTGTGCacaaaatggaaaaaaatatccaaaTTGACTTCTTGTGCACTAAGCAAAGGTGTATAAATCTCAAATATCACGTGGAACATTATCAGAATATATGAATAATCTTCTGCTgataatttaaaaaaaaagtgtgACGCTCGAAAATTCAACAGCGAACGGCACTGGCACAATGCGCGAGATGACTGATTATTTTTCGAGGAtgctaataaaaaaaaatgatgagCTGAATTGTATCCTTGACTCTGGTTATAAATCAATTATtaacatatatatagaaGAGTGAAAATCTTAAATTCGTTTGCCTCAATTGATAATTTCTCAATACATCGATagattttattcttattttttggcTTGCTATAGAAACCACCCGAAGCTTTTCTAACTATAATACTAAACAAAATGGATATTAACCCTCTTCAAGATTCTTTCCAAAGAGCAATGAACCTGTCAAGATCACCAGGTGCTGTTTCCACTTCACCTACTCAATCATTCATGAACACTCTACCCCGTCGTTTGAGTGTCTCAAAGCAACAGAAAGCCCTTAAACCATTCTCTACAGGTGATATGAGAATCCTTCTACTGGAAAATGTCAACCAAACTGCTGTTGACATTTTCAAGGACCAAGGTTATCAAGTCGAGTTTTACAAATCCTCTCTACCGGAAGAAGAGTtaattgaaaagattaaGGATGTACATGCTATTGGTATTAGATCGAAAACGAAGCTAACTGCCAATATCTTGAAGCACGCTAAGAACCTAGTCGTTATTGGTTGTTTCTGCATCGGTACAAATCAAGTTGACCTTGATTATGCTGCAAGCATCGGTGTTGCCGTGTTCAACTCTCCTTTCTCAAACTCTAGATCCGTCGCTGAACTAGTCATTGCTGAAATCATCTCCCTTGCTAGACAATTGGGTGACAGATCCATCGAATTACACACCGGAACATGGAATAAGGTTTCTCAGAAATGTTGGGAAGTCAGAGGCAAGACACTTGGTGTTGTTGGTTATGGTCATATTGGTTCCCAGTTATCTGTTCTTGCCGAATCTATGGGTATGCATGTATTATACTACGATATTGTCACCATTATGGCTTTAGGTACCGCTAAGCAGGTTTCTACGCT
This is a stretch of genomic DNA from Nakaseomyces glabratus chromosome M, complete sequence. It encodes these proteins:
- the MAM33 gene encoding Mam33p (CAGL0M12727g~Ortholog(s) have translation activator activity, role in aerobic respiration, penicillin biosynthetic process, positive regulation of mitochondrial translation and mitochondrial matrix localization), with translation MFTRTAGLCLRRTALMLSRSGKANGSMVARTVLTKPMNHALIANSLLRAFHAGVTIHNQESKQVRDILNSELNLELESLKDEEAPPLDETFQEYLDKSGFSIVERPGKNEAELKKTTADGETVRVLFDVAQVSNLPYDASLAEAAANEQAINEDDYDALSDNFANVTVVVSKEGRSTLGFELLMNIQEGSFYVDSVTPYQGDNVALSESAEADAQRDAVYHGPPFSNLDEQLQESLEVFLESRGINEDLASFIGTYSEFKENNEYVDWLKKMKEFFE
- the HOP1 gene encoding Hop1p (CAGL0M12771g~Ortholog(s) have four-way junction DNA binding activity, role in meiotic recombination checkpoint, synaptonemal complex assembly and lateral element localization), which translates into the protein MATTQLTRQKVDTRTAISVDQSQKLVQTMLTMSFGCLAFLRGLFPDDSFVDQRFVPDKVDKNYDRNNCAQNNSIKIKTLARGRNSEVDVLLDWLEKAVFKSIRLKFLKALSLGIFLDENNPQEMIENYIFSFEYDNDEVKMNVTNKNTTGNRDDSISLLDSRRMAQQLMRRFIIITQSLEPLPQRKFLTMRLMFNENTDPEYQPPFFRDATFEKQATIKIPTTMEKEITEIGTLDTKTHKLSLNILSACDLKEGEQTIELNPFDLVTKKFTKVEKTEHHEVSHHEVSQTTSILGHLLESTQCSLQPTQAVVNHQSLTTGACECRETLSKSCTAFKTCRKCAKVVHGICYGNVGTQKIDQCIECLCGPEFNYSNTYFKDLMLLRKVYRQINRQKGLLPSALSDLFNNVTSNKRDDSESTERFQFCISALLFDGILVINANNGIQGQTSQHKTNEQQVLVDYDNIWCPVNGKLTKNQLYHIKYFQIKAIPSCHRDIIPQSKTQVLLWIEEVKERRTQLNRYISDTLEMGQLSLKEHKETTYNVQAQEPHKRKNSDIADSMPIDTQEFYQELKDTPKPKKYRKISISKKTLRSMW
- the PCI8 gene encoding Pci8p (CAGL0M12749g~Putative shared subunit of Cop9 signalosome and eIF3; gene is upregulated in azole-resistant strain), whose product is MLSQLRQYHPVIELETVAHLLKSEYGDEQERAQLGQLGLQIVNRYDGYECPYKALFEAAVSDSKATISHAAGLHYSSANDESHTNDTDNEHRDDNVMKHLLSGKYLEALALLDANSKMDKSPFKHMEQFAKIMIFSRNYENVQELELRLQYSLSDDRIDQISKDQQPSQNLSDEKESICRIKLYICTSYFIEGRYFECSSKFYKFYIEDPKTMMKILTSKVDGDALLLLPELKTMIAASTLVSIPMNSYDELISIDELTELFDTVDILSRSLKLLINTSFKCFLALWNNEFQKTLSRCYLLNKSWETAERLMKMKIYCFYLKLSKTLTISYLSEKLGIEYDEVKESVERLICSANLYFHLDGDVISYSKRSIVDSTVRTLDENCRHINELLDKQRVRNDKLKEMISGNLLEEEQTIRKSDTAKTSNNQEIMDIDDVQFLSDDLEQVDSCISD
- a CDS encoding uncharacterized protein (CAGL0M12793g~Protein of unknown function); this translates as MSTLSESISGVPVDSPDVASAISIYGVPSSTRFNLDNEDLDEQRCLFDVSYSTDNLSTVAMYELDPGTLDDHVHSKVYIDKDSLVSRSPSRNSTTSVVATKDGIEGRHIKRNKKIEKKMSNGNNMMMTPYSLNLLSTFDKKDRLKVTSDTSSVTSSLRNNFIDSGYSPRCHSPLSQVDSTMLYPDSPNYPPLTLKEKMHLLSHDYIASAGQRDRLKVIEKNKNHSTGSFTSDESGLDSNSNIHMDFHSLGPGRKNSVKQEPSLRYNFRDDINSCGSTVDDKSTYDDNFAGLPKAENFD